A genome region from Populus alba chromosome 5, ASM523922v2, whole genome shotgun sequence includes the following:
- the LOC118051439 gene encoding sugar transporter ERD6-like 5 isoform X1, protein MGGSEQARRPLLVADQEDAPYHRSSNGGVDGNSSATGFLVFSTIVAATCSFTSGYCIGYSSPAEYGVLADLRLSMAEYSVFGSMLAVGGMVGALMSGKTADYFGHRTTMWIINIFFILGWLAIAFAKVSWLLDLGRLLQGIGIALTSYVGNIFIAEITPKNLRGGLMTFNPWMTGSGVAIVYLIGSVVKWRGLALIGSIPCLLQMLCLFFVPESPRWLLYMQVKNGREKEFEGVLQRLRGKKADISPEAAEIKEYAEFIQLLSENKILDLFQKKYARPIIVAVGLMTLTQFSGLPGYTFYMTNIFVLAGISSEAGYVTLAIVKILSTTMAIFLIDKFGRRTLLMVSAAGTCLGSLLTGFSFSLQQDDHYWISSLALMGVSVYFASFNLGISGIPWIIMSEIFPVNVKGSAGSLCNLIYWFSSWVVSYTFNFLLEWSSTGTFIIFAGVSAFGFLFTVMLVPETKGRSLEEIQASVTNVLH, encoded by the exons ATGGGGGGATCTGAGCAAGCAAGAAGGCCTCTGCTGGTTGCTGATCAAGAAGATGCTCCCTATCATCGAAGTAGCAACGGTGGTGTTGACGGAAACTCTAGTGCCACGGGTTTTCTTGTGTTTAGCACCATTGTTGCAGCTACTTGTTCTTTCACTTCTGGCTATTGT ATTGGATATTCGTCCCCTGCTGAATATGGAGTCTTAGCTGATTTGAGGCTCTCTATGGCAGAG TACTCGGTTTTTGGCTCAATGTTGGCTGTTGGAGGAATGGTTGGTGCATTGATGAGCGGGAAGACAGCCGATTATTTTGGCCATAGAACT ACAATGTGGATCATCAATATCTTCTTCATCTTAGGGTGGCTTGCAATAGCATTCGCTAAG GTTTCTTGGTTGCTTGACCTTGGAAGACTGCTGCAAGGAATTGGAATTGCTCTTACTTCTTATGTG ggaaatatttttattgcagAAATAACACCCAAGAATCTTAGAGGAGGACTTATGACATTCAATCCG TGGATGACTGGTTCTGGAGTAGCAATTGTATATCTTATTGGTTCGGTTGTAAAATGGCGTGGACTGGCTCTAATAG GGAGCATTCCATGTCTCCTACAGATGCTTTGTCTATTCTTCGTCCCAGAGTCCCCCAGATGGCTA CTATATATGCAGGTAAAGAATGGTCGTGAAAAGGAGTTTGAAGGTGTTTTGCAGCGTCTTAGAGGAAAGAAAGCTGACATTTCTCCAGAAGCAGCTGAGATCAAA GAATATGCAGAATTTATTCAACTTCTCTCAGAGAATAAAATTCTGGACTTGTTTCAGAAGAAGTATGCTCGACCAATCATT GTTGCAGTTGGGCTGATGACACTCACACAATTTTCAGGGTTACCTGGCTATACATTTTACATgactaatatttttgttttggctg GTATTTCATCTGAAGCTGGATATGTAACATTGGCCATCGTAAAG ATTCTGTCAACCACTATGGCTATATTCTTAATTGACAAATTCGGAAGGCGGACGCTTTTGATG GTTTCTGCAGCTGGGACTTGCTTGGGTTCTTTGCTTACTGGATTCTCGTTCTCGTTGCAG CAGGACGATCACTATTGGATATCTTCATTAGCACTCATGGGAGTGTCG GTTTATTTCGCATCTTTCAATCTAGGCATTTCAGGAATACCATGGATTATAATGTCTGAG ATATTCCCAGTAAATGTGAAGGGATCAGCTGGAAGCCtttgcaatttaatttattggttCTCTAGTTGGGTTGTTTCTTACACCTTCAACTTTCTATTGGAATGGAGCTCTACAG gaaCGTTCATCATATTTGCAGGTGTTTCTGCGTTCGGTTTTTTATTCACAGTAATGCTGGTGCCGGAGACTAAAGGAAGGTCACTAGAAGAAATACAAGCATCAGTGACTAATGTTTTGCATTAA
- the LOC118051439 gene encoding sugar transporter ERD6-like 5 isoform X2 — protein MGGSEQARRPLLVADQEDAPYHRSSNGGVDGNSSATGFLVFSTIVAATCSFTSGYCIGYSSPAEYGVLADLRLSMAEYSVFGSMLAVGGMVGALMSGKTADYFGHRTTMWIINIFFILGWLAIAFAKVSWLLDLGRLLQGIGIALTSYVGNIFIAEITPKNLRGGLMTFNPWMTGSGVAIVYLIGSVVKWRGLALIGSIPCLLQMLCLFFVPESPRWLLYMQVKNGREKEFEGVLQRLRGKKADISPEAAEIKEYAEFIQLLSENKILDLFQKKYARPIIVAVGLMTLTQFSGLPGYTFYMTNIFVLAGISSEAGYVTLAIVKILSTTMAIFLIDKFGRRTLLMVSAAGTCLGSLLTGFSFSLQDDHYWISSLALMGVSVYFASFNLGISGIPWIIMSEIFPVNVKGSAGSLCNLIYWFSSWVVSYTFNFLLEWSSTGTFIIFAGVSAFGFLFTVMLVPETKGRSLEEIQASVTNVLH, from the exons ATGGGGGGATCTGAGCAAGCAAGAAGGCCTCTGCTGGTTGCTGATCAAGAAGATGCTCCCTATCATCGAAGTAGCAACGGTGGTGTTGACGGAAACTCTAGTGCCACGGGTTTTCTTGTGTTTAGCACCATTGTTGCAGCTACTTGTTCTTTCACTTCTGGCTATTGT ATTGGATATTCGTCCCCTGCTGAATATGGAGTCTTAGCTGATTTGAGGCTCTCTATGGCAGAG TACTCGGTTTTTGGCTCAATGTTGGCTGTTGGAGGAATGGTTGGTGCATTGATGAGCGGGAAGACAGCCGATTATTTTGGCCATAGAACT ACAATGTGGATCATCAATATCTTCTTCATCTTAGGGTGGCTTGCAATAGCATTCGCTAAG GTTTCTTGGTTGCTTGACCTTGGAAGACTGCTGCAAGGAATTGGAATTGCTCTTACTTCTTATGTG ggaaatatttttattgcagAAATAACACCCAAGAATCTTAGAGGAGGACTTATGACATTCAATCCG TGGATGACTGGTTCTGGAGTAGCAATTGTATATCTTATTGGTTCGGTTGTAAAATGGCGTGGACTGGCTCTAATAG GGAGCATTCCATGTCTCCTACAGATGCTTTGTCTATTCTTCGTCCCAGAGTCCCCCAGATGGCTA CTATATATGCAGGTAAAGAATGGTCGTGAAAAGGAGTTTGAAGGTGTTTTGCAGCGTCTTAGAGGAAAGAAAGCTGACATTTCTCCAGAAGCAGCTGAGATCAAA GAATATGCAGAATTTATTCAACTTCTCTCAGAGAATAAAATTCTGGACTTGTTTCAGAAGAAGTATGCTCGACCAATCATT GTTGCAGTTGGGCTGATGACACTCACACAATTTTCAGGGTTACCTGGCTATACATTTTACATgactaatatttttgttttggctg GTATTTCATCTGAAGCTGGATATGTAACATTGGCCATCGTAAAG ATTCTGTCAACCACTATGGCTATATTCTTAATTGACAAATTCGGAAGGCGGACGCTTTTGATG GTTTCTGCAGCTGGGACTTGCTTGGGTTCTTTGCTTACTGGATTCTCGTTCTCGTTGCAG GACGATCACTATTGGATATCTTCATTAGCACTCATGGGAGTGTCG GTTTATTTCGCATCTTTCAATCTAGGCATTTCAGGAATACCATGGATTATAATGTCTGAG ATATTCCCAGTAAATGTGAAGGGATCAGCTGGAAGCCtttgcaatttaatttattggttCTCTAGTTGGGTTGTTTCTTACACCTTCAACTTTCTATTGGAATGGAGCTCTACAG gaaCGTTCATCATATTTGCAGGTGTTTCTGCGTTCGGTTTTTTATTCACAGTAATGCTGGTGCCGGAGACTAAAGGAAGGTCACTAGAAGAAATACAAGCATCAGTGACTAATGTTTTGCATTAA
- the LOC118051439 gene encoding sugar transporter ERD6-like 5 isoform X4 gives MGGSEQARRPLLVADQEDAPYHRSSNGGVDGNSSATGFLVFSTIVAATCSFTSGYCIGYSSPAEYGVLADLRLSMAEYSVFGSMLAVGGMVGALMSGKTADYFGHRTTMWIINIFFILGWLAIAFAKVSWLLDLGRLLQGIGIALTSYVGNIFIAEITPKNLRGGLMTFNPWMTGSGVAIVYLIGSVVKWRGLALIGSIPCLLQMLCLFFVPESPRWLVKNGREKEFEGVLQRLRGKKADISPEAAEIKEYAEFIQLLSENKILDLFQKKYARPIIVAVGLMTLTQFSGLPGYTFYMTNIFVLAGISSEAGYVTLAIVKILSTTMAIFLIDKFGRRTLLMVSAAGTCLGSLLTGFSFSLQDDHYWISSLALMGVSVYFASFNLGISGIPWIIMSEIFPVNVKGSAGSLCNLIYWFSSWVVSYTFNFLLEWSSTGTFIIFAGVSAFGFLFTVMLVPETKGRSLEEIQASVTNVLH, from the exons ATGGGGGGATCTGAGCAAGCAAGAAGGCCTCTGCTGGTTGCTGATCAAGAAGATGCTCCCTATCATCGAAGTAGCAACGGTGGTGTTGACGGAAACTCTAGTGCCACGGGTTTTCTTGTGTTTAGCACCATTGTTGCAGCTACTTGTTCTTTCACTTCTGGCTATTGT ATTGGATATTCGTCCCCTGCTGAATATGGAGTCTTAGCTGATTTGAGGCTCTCTATGGCAGAG TACTCGGTTTTTGGCTCAATGTTGGCTGTTGGAGGAATGGTTGGTGCATTGATGAGCGGGAAGACAGCCGATTATTTTGGCCATAGAACT ACAATGTGGATCATCAATATCTTCTTCATCTTAGGGTGGCTTGCAATAGCATTCGCTAAG GTTTCTTGGTTGCTTGACCTTGGAAGACTGCTGCAAGGAATTGGAATTGCTCTTACTTCTTATGTG ggaaatatttttattgcagAAATAACACCCAAGAATCTTAGAGGAGGACTTATGACATTCAATCCG TGGATGACTGGTTCTGGAGTAGCAATTGTATATCTTATTGGTTCGGTTGTAAAATGGCGTGGACTGGCTCTAATAG GGAGCATTCCATGTCTCCTACAGATGCTTTGTCTATTCTTCGTCCCAGAGTCCCCCAGATGGCTA GTAAAGAATGGTCGTGAAAAGGAGTTTGAAGGTGTTTTGCAGCGTCTTAGAGGAAAGAAAGCTGACATTTCTCCAGAAGCAGCTGAGATCAAA GAATATGCAGAATTTATTCAACTTCTCTCAGAGAATAAAATTCTGGACTTGTTTCAGAAGAAGTATGCTCGACCAATCATT GTTGCAGTTGGGCTGATGACACTCACACAATTTTCAGGGTTACCTGGCTATACATTTTACATgactaatatttttgttttggctg GTATTTCATCTGAAGCTGGATATGTAACATTGGCCATCGTAAAG ATTCTGTCAACCACTATGGCTATATTCTTAATTGACAAATTCGGAAGGCGGACGCTTTTGATG GTTTCTGCAGCTGGGACTTGCTTGGGTTCTTTGCTTACTGGATTCTCGTTCTCGTTGCAG GACGATCACTATTGGATATCTTCATTAGCACTCATGGGAGTGTCG GTTTATTTCGCATCTTTCAATCTAGGCATTTCAGGAATACCATGGATTATAATGTCTGAG ATATTCCCAGTAAATGTGAAGGGATCAGCTGGAAGCCtttgcaatttaatttattggttCTCTAGTTGGGTTGTTTCTTACACCTTCAACTTTCTATTGGAATGGAGCTCTACAG gaaCGTTCATCATATTTGCAGGTGTTTCTGCGTTCGGTTTTTTATTCACAGTAATGCTGGTGCCGGAGACTAAAGGAAGGTCACTAGAAGAAATACAAGCATCAGTGACTAATGTTTTGCATTAA
- the LOC118051439 gene encoding sugar transporter ERD6-like 5 isoform X3, with the protein MGGSEQARRPLLVADQEDAPYHRSSNGGVDGNSSATGFLVFSTIVAATCSFTSGYCIGYSSPAEYGVLADLRLSMAEYSVFGSMLAVGGMVGALMSGKTADYFGHRTTMWIINIFFILGWLAIAFAKVSWLLDLGRLLQGIGIALTSYVGNIFIAEITPKNLRGGLMTFNPWMTGSGVAIVYLIGSVVKWRGLALIGSIPCLLQMLCLFFVPESPRWLVKNGREKEFEGVLQRLRGKKADISPEAAEIKEYAEFIQLLSENKILDLFQKKYARPIIVAVGLMTLTQFSGLPGYTFYMTNIFVLAGISSEAGYVTLAIVKILSTTMAIFLIDKFGRRTLLMVSAAGTCLGSLLTGFSFSLQQDDHYWISSLALMGVSVYFASFNLGISGIPWIIMSEIFPVNVKGSAGSLCNLIYWFSSWVVSYTFNFLLEWSSTGTFIIFAGVSAFGFLFTVMLVPETKGRSLEEIQASVTNVLH; encoded by the exons ATGGGGGGATCTGAGCAAGCAAGAAGGCCTCTGCTGGTTGCTGATCAAGAAGATGCTCCCTATCATCGAAGTAGCAACGGTGGTGTTGACGGAAACTCTAGTGCCACGGGTTTTCTTGTGTTTAGCACCATTGTTGCAGCTACTTGTTCTTTCACTTCTGGCTATTGT ATTGGATATTCGTCCCCTGCTGAATATGGAGTCTTAGCTGATTTGAGGCTCTCTATGGCAGAG TACTCGGTTTTTGGCTCAATGTTGGCTGTTGGAGGAATGGTTGGTGCATTGATGAGCGGGAAGACAGCCGATTATTTTGGCCATAGAACT ACAATGTGGATCATCAATATCTTCTTCATCTTAGGGTGGCTTGCAATAGCATTCGCTAAG GTTTCTTGGTTGCTTGACCTTGGAAGACTGCTGCAAGGAATTGGAATTGCTCTTACTTCTTATGTG ggaaatatttttattgcagAAATAACACCCAAGAATCTTAGAGGAGGACTTATGACATTCAATCCG TGGATGACTGGTTCTGGAGTAGCAATTGTATATCTTATTGGTTCGGTTGTAAAATGGCGTGGACTGGCTCTAATAG GGAGCATTCCATGTCTCCTACAGATGCTTTGTCTATTCTTCGTCCCAGAGTCCCCCAGATGGCTA GTAAAGAATGGTCGTGAAAAGGAGTTTGAAGGTGTTTTGCAGCGTCTTAGAGGAAAGAAAGCTGACATTTCTCCAGAAGCAGCTGAGATCAAA GAATATGCAGAATTTATTCAACTTCTCTCAGAGAATAAAATTCTGGACTTGTTTCAGAAGAAGTATGCTCGACCAATCATT GTTGCAGTTGGGCTGATGACACTCACACAATTTTCAGGGTTACCTGGCTATACATTTTACATgactaatatttttgttttggctg GTATTTCATCTGAAGCTGGATATGTAACATTGGCCATCGTAAAG ATTCTGTCAACCACTATGGCTATATTCTTAATTGACAAATTCGGAAGGCGGACGCTTTTGATG GTTTCTGCAGCTGGGACTTGCTTGGGTTCTTTGCTTACTGGATTCTCGTTCTCGTTGCAG CAGGACGATCACTATTGGATATCTTCATTAGCACTCATGGGAGTGTCG GTTTATTTCGCATCTTTCAATCTAGGCATTTCAGGAATACCATGGATTATAATGTCTGAG ATATTCCCAGTAAATGTGAAGGGATCAGCTGGAAGCCtttgcaatttaatttattggttCTCTAGTTGGGTTGTTTCTTACACCTTCAACTTTCTATTGGAATGGAGCTCTACAG gaaCGTTCATCATATTTGCAGGTGTTTCTGCGTTCGGTTTTTTATTCACAGTAATGCTGGTGCCGGAGACTAAAGGAAGGTCACTAGAAGAAATACAAGCATCAGTGACTAATGTTTTGCATTAA
- the LOC118051438 gene encoding small ribosomal subunit protein eS10z, producing MIITEKNRREISKYLFQEGVCYAKKDFNLAKHPEIDVPNLQVIKLMQSFKSKEYVRETFAWMYYYWYLTNDGIEFLRTYLNLPSEIVPATLKKQSKPAGGRPFGGPPGDRPRGPPRFEGDRPRFGDRDGYRGGPRGGEGGEKGGAPADYQPAFRGSGGRPGFGRGGGGYGAAQSSSPGFA from the exons ATG ATTATTACAGAAAAGAACAGAAGAGAAATCTCTAAGTACCTCTTTCAag AGGGAGTTTGCTATGCAAAGAAGGATTTCAACCTTGCAAAGCACCCGGAGATTGATGTTCCCAATCTCCAGGTTATCAAGCTCATGCAGAGCTTTAAATCCAAGGAATATGTTCGTGAGACATTTGCATGGATGTACTACTACTGGTACCTTACCAATGATGGGATTGAGTTTTTGAGGACATACCTGAATCTTCCCTCTGAAATTGTTCCTGCCACTTTGAAGAAACAATCAAAGCCTGCTGGTGGTCGGCCATTTGGTGGCCCACCTGGTGACCGTCCCCG CGGCCCACCTCGCTTTGAAGGAGACCGCCCAAGATTTGGTGACCGTGATGGTTATCGAGGGGGCCCTCGAGGGGGTGAAGGTGGCGAGAAGGGAGGAGCTCCAGCAGATTACCAGCCTGCATTTAGG GGCTCTGGTGGAAGGCCGGGTTTTGGTCGTGGAGGAGGAGGTTATGGTGCAGCACAATCTAGTTCTCCTGGCTTTGCTTGA
- the LOC118051437 gene encoding probable LRR receptor-like serine/threonine-protein kinase RKF3 has translation MFLFQFKVFQLVLLLALSEFCFQSANCREISNRNLFEASCPLNYSVFRELVSKARPKYSFIDLPNQCQFVPDGIRFVRSEYLRTARSFVPPPDTFQACWQSYRNVIREVTDGLDIQSGCGYQAGWISKGCLNITSVAQFEIKFPESKLQEMKLYCNRSLDDDLACGSCTKRLLSLGDLYLRDPQPVNTSDCSGYLSMYAAAIINRFGPTDPGTAKCLFRLKYSVKSTTDEHHKAAIAGIAAGSVFGVLGGFIAVCLRWKLHGKSDKEKISPDLEDASLDLGFGLHIRSTNIVKFKIEEITKATMNFSRHNIIGKGGYGNVFKGMLPDGSEVAFKRFKNCSGSGDATFAHEVEIIASVRHVNLVALRGYCTTKVPQEAHQRIIVCDLMHNGSLYNHLFESGKMKLSWPTRQKIALGTAQGLAYLHYGVHPAIIHRDIKASNILLDDNFEAKVADFGLARFNSQGMTHLSTRVAGTLGYVAPEYALYGTLTERSDVYSFGVVLLELLSGKKASENNEGNVSLLTDWAWSLAKEGRGLDIIEDNLPELGLPEVMEQHVHVALICAHPLLHARPTMDQIVNMLESSNMPVPSIPEPCIAASNMEICSISSSYNFSSSVTQ, from the coding sequence ATGTTCCTCTTTCAGTTCAAGGTTTTTCAATTAGTCCTGCTCTTAGCCCTTTCAGAATTCTGTTTTCAAAGTGCTAATTGCAGGGAAATCTCAAACAGAAACCTTTTTGAAGCCTCTTGCCCATTAAACTACAGTGTCTTTCGTGAATTAGTCAGTAAAGCTCGTCCGAAATATTCATTTATTGATCTGCCTAATCAATGTCAATTCGTTCCTGATGGAATTCGTTTTGTTCGGTCGGAATATCTGCGAACCGCCAGGTCCTTTGTTCCTCCTCCTGATACATTTCAGGCATGCTGGCAATCATATCGGAACGTGATTCGCGAGGTTACAGATGGTCTTGATATCCAGTCTGGCTGTGGTTATCAGGCTGGATGGATTTCAAAGGGCTGTTTGAATATTACATCTGTGGCACAGTTTGAGATCAAATTTCCCGAGTCCAAGTTGCAAGAGATGAAGCTTTATTGTAATCGATCTCTGGATGATGACCTTGCTTGTGGTTCCTGTACCAAGAGATTGTTGAGTCTTGGGGATCTGTATCTTCGTGATCCTCAACCTGTGAATACCTCAGATTGTTCTGGTTATCTGTCTATGTATGCAGCTGCCATTATTAATCGGTTTGGACCGACAGATCCCGGAACTGCAAAGTGCTTGTTCAGGCTTAAGTATTCCGTGAAGTCCACAACCGATGAGCATCACAAGGCTGCGATTGCTGGCATTGCTGCGGGTTCCGTGTTTGGTGTCTTGGGGGGCTTTATTGCAGTTTGCTTACGCTGGAAGCTACACGGGAAAAGCGACAAGGAAAAGATCAGTCCAGATCTAGAGGATGCTAGTTTGGATCTTGGGTTTGGATTGCACATTAGAAGCACTAATATAGTCAAATTCAAAATCGAGGAAATCACGAAGGCAACAATGAATTTCTCTAGACATAATATTATTGGCAAAGGAGGTTATGGGAATGTTTTCAAAGGGATGTTACCGGATGGGTCTGAAGTTGCATTCAAGAGGTTCAAGAACTGCTCTGGTAGTGGCGACGCAACTTTTGCACACGAAGTGGAAATCATAGCCAGTGTGAGGCATGTCAATCTTGTTGCTTTAAGAGGCTATTGCACCACAAAAGTTCCTCAAGAAGCTCATCAAAGGATCATTGTGTGCGATTTGATGCATAATGGAAGCCTCTACAACCATCTTTTCGAATCAGGAAAAATGAAACTTAGCTGGCCGACTCGTCAGAAGATCGCCCTCGGGACCGCACAGGGTTTGGCTTATTTACACTACGGGGTACATCCAGCAATCATCCACAGGGATATTAAAGCTAGCAATATACTTTTGGATGACAACTTCGAGGCAAAAGTTGCAGATTTTGGCCTTGCAAGGTTCAATTCACAGGGAATGACACATTTGAGCACAAGAGTTGCCGGGACTCTTGGTTACGTCGCCCCGGAGTATGCCTTGTACGGGACGTTAACCGAGAGAAGCGATGTCTACAGCTTCGGAGTTGTGCTTCTTGAGCTTCTGAGTGGAAAAAAGGCTTCTGAGAACAACGAGGGAAATGTTTCTCTTTTGACAGATTGGGCGTGGTCGCTAGCCAAGGAAGGGAGAGGATTGGATATCATCGAAGACAACCTGCCTGAGCTGGGGTTGCCGGAAGTGATGGAACAACATGTGCACGTTGCTCTTATCTGTGCTCATCCTTTATTACACGCTAGGCCAACAATGGATCAGATTGTGAATATGCTGGAAAGTAGTAACATGCCTGTTCCCTCAATCCCTGAACCATGCATTGCTGCCTCCAATATGGAAATTTGCAGTATCAGCTCAAGCTATAATTTCAGTTCTTCAGTCACACAATAG